The Rhododendron vialii isolate Sample 1 chromosome 8a, ASM3025357v1 genome has a window encoding:
- the LOC131299182 gene encoding uncharacterized protein LOC131299182 isoform X1, which yields MGEPCDICGDMGVREALYTCSKCKIGREHFYCRQPFADDVPALWLCGACDLPKTSMLDPSAMVDQENAHSAGFSETRKDSRGCGRFKWEKTVQSGKVKYISAREAMMLSSGAKDFASRAKRNLHSSVTPSKIVPSMPARTPIKLKVLSPKSSQSFKANPSFETVEPLPPRHCNSQINLVVKQQAVRMIEDSKGAPGLSISVQEKKAGLTPRKGYINERKPIDTLKPAVETKIESITEVEKENKESFDSFSSLPVMHFPPLSSSGTQTSCGNVESRNLDVKDGGLVTVLPKPEKCFHGPALDSSWTGSFKIIDSISREELNDGFKAHPPSTVRGKVYEFSKKMPKVLQFKMLPRDNVWTDIFEDYYPTEDDIGLYFFSSDSQRSLSYIALLELIETRDVVMRSYIDGVELLMFSSKHLSSNSQRWNDDKYFLWGVFRNVKKCKAVSKLNEELPRLSRPSDSTNDNNANGDSSLVDRQDMRRVDKAILSRESSTRACGSAKVGNATVSRFSGTVRHTSQFSGDL from the exons ATG GGAGAACCTTGTGACATTTGCGGTGATATGGGTGTTCGGGAGGCACTCTATACATGTTCAAAATGCAAAATAGGTCGTGAGCATTT ttaCTGCAGGCAACCCTTTGCGGATGATGTCCCAGCTCTTTGGCTTTGTGGAGCATGTGACTTGCCCAAGACTTCAATGTTAGACCCCTCAGCCATGGTAGATCAGGAAAACGCACATTCAGCTGGTTTTAGTGAAACTCGAAAAGATTCTAGGGGTTGTGGTCGTTTTAAATGGGAAAAGACTGTCCAATCTGGGAAAGTAAAATATATTTCGGCTCGTGAAGCAATGATGCTATCTTCTGGAGCCAAGGATTTTGCATCCCGTGCAAAGAGGAATTTGCATTCTAGTGTTACGCCATCAAAAATTGTGCCATCTATGCCTGCAAGGACTCCCATCAAGCTCAAAGTGCTCTCGCCAAAGTCCTCACAGAGTTTCAAAGCAAATCCTAGTTTTGAAACAGTAGAACCTTTGCCTCCCAGACATTGCAACAGCCAGATCAATTTGGTGGTTAAGCAACAAGCAGTTCGAATGATTGAAGATTCTAAAG GTGCACCTGGTCTTTCAATATCTgttcaagaaaagaaagctgGTCTAACTCCCAGGAAGGGATATATTAACGAAAGAAAGCCTATTGATACCCTTAAGCCTGCTGTAGAGACCAAAATTGAGAGTATAACGGAAGTAGAGAAAGAGAATAAAGAGTCATTTGACTCATTTTCATCCTTACCAGTGATGCATTTTCCACCATTAAGCAGTTCTGGCACGCAAACCTCCT GTGGTAATGTGGAGTCAAGAAATTTGGACGTAAAGGATGGCGGCCTGGTGACTGTTCTTCCCAAGCCTGAAAAATGTTTTCATGGTCCTGCTTTAGATTCTTCTTGGAC GGGAAGCTTCAAAATTATTGATTCTATTAGCCGTGAGGAACTCAATGACGGGTTTAAGGCTCATCCTCCATCTACAGTTCGTGGTAAAGTCTACGAGTTCTCAAAGAAAATGCCTAAAGTCCTTCAGTTTAAGATGCTTCCCAGGGACAACGTTTGGACTGATATATTTGAGGATTATTATCCAACTGAAGATGATATTGGGCTGTACTTTTTCTCAAGCGATAGTCAAAG GTCTTTGAGTTACATCGCCCTCCTGGAGTTGATAGAAACACGAGACGTCGTGATGAGAAGTTACATAGATGGTGTGGAGTTGTTGATGTTTTCATCCAAACATCTGTCTTCCAATTCTCAAA GATGGAATGATGATAAATACTTCCTTTGGGGAGTTTTTCGCAATGTCAAGAAATGCAAAGCTGTATCCAAACTCAATGAGGAACTCCCCCGGTTATCTCGGCCTTCAGATTCTACGAACGACAACAATGCGAATGGGGATAGCAGTTTAGTTGATAGACAGGACATGAGAAGGGTTGATAAAGCAATATTGTCAAGAGAATCATCCACTCGGGCCTGTGGAAGCGCTAAGGTTGGCAATGCTACTGTCTCCCGGTTTTCAGGAACTGTGCGGCATACCTCCCAGTTTTCAGGAGATTTGTAG
- the LOC131299182 gene encoding uncharacterized protein LOC131299182 isoform X3, producing MLDPSAMVDQENAHSAGFSETRKDSRGCGRFKWEKTVQSGKVKYISAREAMMLSSGAKDFASRAKRNLHSSVTPSKIVPSMPARTPIKLKVLSPKSSQSFKANPSFETVEPLPPRHCNSQINLVVKQQAVRMIEDSKGAPGLSISVQEKKAGLTPRKGYINERKPIDTLKPAVETKIESITEVEKENKESFDSFSSLPVMHFPPLSSSGTQTSCGNVESRNLDVKDGGLVTVLPKPEKCFHGPALDSSWTGSFKIIDSISREELNDGFKAHPPSTVRGKVYEFSKKMPKVLQFKMLPRDNVWTDIFEDYYPTEDDIGLYFFSSDSQRSLSYIALLELIETRDVVMRSYIDGVELLMFSSKHLSSNSQRWNDDKYFLWGVFRNVKKCKAVSKLNEELPRLSRPSDSTNDNNANGDSSLVDRQDMRRVDKAILSRESSTRACGSAKVGNATVSRFSGTVRHTSQFSGDL from the exons ATGTTAGACCCCTCAGCCATGGTAGATCAGGAAAACGCACATTCAGCTGGTTTTAGTGAAACTCGAAAAGATTCTAGGGGTTGTGGTCGTTTTAAATGGGAAAAGACTGTCCAATCTGGGAAAGTAAAATATATTTCGGCTCGTGAAGCAATGATGCTATCTTCTGGAGCCAAGGATTTTGCATCCCGTGCAAAGAGGAATTTGCATTCTAGTGTTACGCCATCAAAAATTGTGCCATCTATGCCTGCAAGGACTCCCATCAAGCTCAAAGTGCTCTCGCCAAAGTCCTCACAGAGTTTCAAAGCAAATCCTAGTTTTGAAACAGTAGAACCTTTGCCTCCCAGACATTGCAACAGCCAGATCAATTTGGTGGTTAAGCAACAAGCAGTTCGAATGATTGAAGATTCTAAAG GTGCACCTGGTCTTTCAATATCTgttcaagaaaagaaagctgGTCTAACTCCCAGGAAGGGATATATTAACGAAAGAAAGCCTATTGATACCCTTAAGCCTGCTGTAGAGACCAAAATTGAGAGTATAACGGAAGTAGAGAAAGAGAATAAAGAGTCATTTGACTCATTTTCATCCTTACCAGTGATGCATTTTCCACCATTAAGCAGTTCTGGCACGCAAACCTCCT GTGGTAATGTGGAGTCAAGAAATTTGGACGTAAAGGATGGCGGCCTGGTGACTGTTCTTCCCAAGCCTGAAAAATGTTTTCATGGTCCTGCTTTAGATTCTTCTTGGAC GGGAAGCTTCAAAATTATTGATTCTATTAGCCGTGAGGAACTCAATGACGGGTTTAAGGCTCATCCTCCATCTACAGTTCGTGGTAAAGTCTACGAGTTCTCAAAGAAAATGCCTAAAGTCCTTCAGTTTAAGATGCTTCCCAGGGACAACGTTTGGACTGATATATTTGAGGATTATTATCCAACTGAAGATGATATTGGGCTGTACTTTTTCTCAAGCGATAGTCAAAG GTCTTTGAGTTACATCGCCCTCCTGGAGTTGATAGAAACACGAGACGTCGTGATGAGAAGTTACATAGATGGTGTGGAGTTGTTGATGTTTTCATCCAAACATCTGTCTTCCAATTCTCAAA GATGGAATGATGATAAATACTTCCTTTGGGGAGTTTTTCGCAATGTCAAGAAATGCAAAGCTGTATCCAAACTCAATGAGGAACTCCCCCGGTTATCTCGGCCTTCAGATTCTACGAACGACAACAATGCGAATGGGGATAGCAGTTTAGTTGATAGACAGGACATGAGAAGGGTTGATAAAGCAATATTGTCAAGAGAATCATCCACTCGGGCCTGTGGAAGCGCTAAGGTTGGCAATGCTACTGTCTCCCGGTTTTCAGGAACTGTGCGGCATACCTCCCAGTTTTCAGGAGATTTGTAG
- the LOC131299182 gene encoding uncharacterized protein LOC131299182 isoform X4, with translation MGEPCDICGDMGVREALYTCSKCKIGREHFYCRQPFADDVPALWLCGACDLPKTSMLDPSAMVDQENAHSAGFSETRKDSRGCGRFKWEKTVQSGKVKYISAREAMMLSSGAKDFASRAKRNLHSSVTPSKIVPSMPARTPIKLKVLSPKSSQSFKANPSFETVEPLPPRHCNSQINLVVKQQAVRMIEDSKGGNVESRNLDVKDGGLVTVLPKPEKCFHGPALDSSWTGSFKIIDSISREELNDGFKAHPPSTVRGKVYEFSKKMPKVLQFKMLPRDNVWTDIFEDYYPTEDDIGLYFFSSDSQRSLSYIALLELIETRDVVMRSYIDGVELLMFSSKHLSSNSQRWNDDKYFLWGVFRNVKKCKAVSKLNEELPRLSRPSDSTNDNNANGDSSLVDRQDMRRVDKAILSRESSTRACGSAKVGNATVSRFSGTVRHTSQFSGDL, from the exons ATG GGAGAACCTTGTGACATTTGCGGTGATATGGGTGTTCGGGAGGCACTCTATACATGTTCAAAATGCAAAATAGGTCGTGAGCATTT ttaCTGCAGGCAACCCTTTGCGGATGATGTCCCAGCTCTTTGGCTTTGTGGAGCATGTGACTTGCCCAAGACTTCAATGTTAGACCCCTCAGCCATGGTAGATCAGGAAAACGCACATTCAGCTGGTTTTAGTGAAACTCGAAAAGATTCTAGGGGTTGTGGTCGTTTTAAATGGGAAAAGACTGTCCAATCTGGGAAAGTAAAATATATTTCGGCTCGTGAAGCAATGATGCTATCTTCTGGAGCCAAGGATTTTGCATCCCGTGCAAAGAGGAATTTGCATTCTAGTGTTACGCCATCAAAAATTGTGCCATCTATGCCTGCAAGGACTCCCATCAAGCTCAAAGTGCTCTCGCCAAAGTCCTCACAGAGTTTCAAAGCAAATCCTAGTTTTGAAACAGTAGAACCTTTGCCTCCCAGACATTGCAACAGCCAGATCAATTTGGTGGTTAAGCAACAAGCAGTTCGAATGATTGAAGATTCTAAAG GTGGTAATGTGGAGTCAAGAAATTTGGACGTAAAGGATGGCGGCCTGGTGACTGTTCTTCCCAAGCCTGAAAAATGTTTTCATGGTCCTGCTTTAGATTCTTCTTGGAC GGGAAGCTTCAAAATTATTGATTCTATTAGCCGTGAGGAACTCAATGACGGGTTTAAGGCTCATCCTCCATCTACAGTTCGTGGTAAAGTCTACGAGTTCTCAAAGAAAATGCCTAAAGTCCTTCAGTTTAAGATGCTTCCCAGGGACAACGTTTGGACTGATATATTTGAGGATTATTATCCAACTGAAGATGATATTGGGCTGTACTTTTTCTCAAGCGATAGTCAAAG GTCTTTGAGTTACATCGCCCTCCTGGAGTTGATAGAAACACGAGACGTCGTGATGAGAAGTTACATAGATGGTGTGGAGTTGTTGATGTTTTCATCCAAACATCTGTCTTCCAATTCTCAAA GATGGAATGATGATAAATACTTCCTTTGGGGAGTTTTTCGCAATGTCAAGAAATGCAAAGCTGTATCCAAACTCAATGAGGAACTCCCCCGGTTATCTCGGCCTTCAGATTCTACGAACGACAACAATGCGAATGGGGATAGCAGTTTAGTTGATAGACAGGACATGAGAAGGGTTGATAAAGCAATATTGTCAAGAGAATCATCCACTCGGGCCTGTGGAAGCGCTAAGGTTGGCAATGCTACTGTCTCCCGGTTTTCAGGAACTGTGCGGCATACCTCCCAGTTTTCAGGAGATTTGTAG
- the LOC131299182 gene encoding uncharacterized protein LOC131299182 isoform X2 gives MGEPCDICGDMGVREALYTCSKCKIGREHLQPFADDVPALWLCGACDLPKTSMLDPSAMVDQENAHSAGFSETRKDSRGCGRFKWEKTVQSGKVKYISAREAMMLSSGAKDFASRAKRNLHSSVTPSKIVPSMPARTPIKLKVLSPKSSQSFKANPSFETVEPLPPRHCNSQINLVVKQQAVRMIEDSKGAPGLSISVQEKKAGLTPRKGYINERKPIDTLKPAVETKIESITEVEKENKESFDSFSSLPVMHFPPLSSSGTQTSCGNVESRNLDVKDGGLVTVLPKPEKCFHGPALDSSWTGSFKIIDSISREELNDGFKAHPPSTVRGKVYEFSKKMPKVLQFKMLPRDNVWTDIFEDYYPTEDDIGLYFFSSDSQRSLSYIALLELIETRDVVMRSYIDGVELLMFSSKHLSSNSQRWNDDKYFLWGVFRNVKKCKAVSKLNEELPRLSRPSDSTNDNNANGDSSLVDRQDMRRVDKAILSRESSTRACGSAKVGNATVSRFSGTVRHTSQFSGDL, from the exons ATG GGAGAACCTTGTGACATTTGCGGTGATATGGGTGTTCGGGAGGCACTCTATACATGTTCAAAATGCAAAATAGGTCGTGAGCATTT GCAACCCTTTGCGGATGATGTCCCAGCTCTTTGGCTTTGTGGAGCATGTGACTTGCCCAAGACTTCAATGTTAGACCCCTCAGCCATGGTAGATCAGGAAAACGCACATTCAGCTGGTTTTAGTGAAACTCGAAAAGATTCTAGGGGTTGTGGTCGTTTTAAATGGGAAAAGACTGTCCAATCTGGGAAAGTAAAATATATTTCGGCTCGTGAAGCAATGATGCTATCTTCTGGAGCCAAGGATTTTGCATCCCGTGCAAAGAGGAATTTGCATTCTAGTGTTACGCCATCAAAAATTGTGCCATCTATGCCTGCAAGGACTCCCATCAAGCTCAAAGTGCTCTCGCCAAAGTCCTCACAGAGTTTCAAAGCAAATCCTAGTTTTGAAACAGTAGAACCTTTGCCTCCCAGACATTGCAACAGCCAGATCAATTTGGTGGTTAAGCAACAAGCAGTTCGAATGATTGAAGATTCTAAAG GTGCACCTGGTCTTTCAATATCTgttcaagaaaagaaagctgGTCTAACTCCCAGGAAGGGATATATTAACGAAAGAAAGCCTATTGATACCCTTAAGCCTGCTGTAGAGACCAAAATTGAGAGTATAACGGAAGTAGAGAAAGAGAATAAAGAGTCATTTGACTCATTTTCATCCTTACCAGTGATGCATTTTCCACCATTAAGCAGTTCTGGCACGCAAACCTCCT GTGGTAATGTGGAGTCAAGAAATTTGGACGTAAAGGATGGCGGCCTGGTGACTGTTCTTCCCAAGCCTGAAAAATGTTTTCATGGTCCTGCTTTAGATTCTTCTTGGAC GGGAAGCTTCAAAATTATTGATTCTATTAGCCGTGAGGAACTCAATGACGGGTTTAAGGCTCATCCTCCATCTACAGTTCGTGGTAAAGTCTACGAGTTCTCAAAGAAAATGCCTAAAGTCCTTCAGTTTAAGATGCTTCCCAGGGACAACGTTTGGACTGATATATTTGAGGATTATTATCCAACTGAAGATGATATTGGGCTGTACTTTTTCTCAAGCGATAGTCAAAG GTCTTTGAGTTACATCGCCCTCCTGGAGTTGATAGAAACACGAGACGTCGTGATGAGAAGTTACATAGATGGTGTGGAGTTGTTGATGTTTTCATCCAAACATCTGTCTTCCAATTCTCAAA GATGGAATGATGATAAATACTTCCTTTGGGGAGTTTTTCGCAATGTCAAGAAATGCAAAGCTGTATCCAAACTCAATGAGGAACTCCCCCGGTTATCTCGGCCTTCAGATTCTACGAACGACAACAATGCGAATGGGGATAGCAGTTTAGTTGATAGACAGGACATGAGAAGGGTTGATAAAGCAATATTGTCAAGAGAATCATCCACTCGGGCCTGTGGAAGCGCTAAGGTTGGCAATGCTACTGTCTCCCGGTTTTCAGGAACTGTGCGGCATACCTCCCAGTTTTCAGGAGATTTGTAG